A region of the Salvia splendens isolate huo1 chromosome 11, SspV2, whole genome shotgun sequence genome:
TCAGAGGATAAGAACAACTTTCCCACCCCCAAACCACCCACCCTCGAAGCACACAGTCACACACCACCTCCACTTGAAAACTTTCCAGActccacttttcttttttttcctccaATATAGCAATAGCTTTCCTATACAAAACGCACGCACACACCACCATTTTCCATATTCCTCTCTGAAAAGGGAAAATTAAGTCATTCAAGCTGGCGATTGAGAATCAAGAAACCCCTGTTTTTGAAGTCAAGCCTAAAAACAAGAGAATCATGGTAAACTAATGCTCAATTTTCtggatttttttgttgtttttgtttttgtttgatcGCCATTTTGTTGAATATAATTTGTGTGATTGAACAGGGAGGTGAGGAGGAAGAGAACAGATGGCCGCCGTGGCTGAAGCCTCTGCTGAAGGAGCACTTCTTCGTGCAATGCAAATTCCACGCGGATTCTCACAAGAGCGAATGCAATATGTACTGTTTGGATTGTATGAATGGCGCCCTCTGCTCTCTCTGTTTGTCTCATCACCCCGATCACCGCGCTATTCAGGTATGAATGAATCCCccttttttatttcttcatcCTCTCTGTTTTTGATGGCGTTGACTTAGCATTGATCGATTCATTGCAGATAAGGAGGTCTTCGTACCACGATGTGATCAGAGTGAATGAAATCCAGAAGTATTTGGACATAAGCTGTGTTCAGACATACATAATCAACAGCGCCAAGGTCGTCTTCTTGAACCAGCGCCCTCAGCCCCGCCCCGGCAAAGGCGTCACCAACACCTGCCAAGTTTGCTATCGCAGCCTCCTCGACTCCTTCCGCTTCTGCTCTCTCGGCTGCAAGGTAACAATGCGTGTGCGTGTGTTGGCCTAGTCGTAATGTTCTGGCTTATCAATAAAAATTATTGATGTTGCAATTGcattgaaaaaatgataagaGAAAAAGGTCAGATGTGggtgttaaaactcttaaatctcgTCCCATAttgacttggtgatgatcctagctcgTTTATATAAGTATGGACAATCCTCCttcttataaggccttttaaggggtgggTGGCTCATTTCGAAGAGAGGGTTTGATTGATTGCATTCAGTGATAATTGGCTATCTTGATTGATTATTGATTATTGGTTTTCAGATTGTTGGGACATCGAAGAACTTCCTAAAGATTCGGAGGCGCTCGCCGGAGAAGAAGGGGGCGCCGTGTGAGTCGTCGGAGGACTCGTACAGCAGCAGTAGCCATAGCCGGAATACGAGCAGGTTTCCTAGCTTCACGCCTTCGACGCCGCCGCGTATGGCGTTGAATTTCCGGTCTGCGAAGCGGAGAAAGGGTATTCCTCATAGATCCCCAATGGGAGGTCTCATGATAGAAATATAGGGTAACTTAAACTTAAAACTTTGCTTAAccttatgaaga
Encoded here:
- the LOC121756531 gene encoding protein RGF1 INDUCIBLE TRANSCRIPTION FACTOR 1-like, translating into MGGEEEENRWPPWLKPLLKEHFFVQCKFHADSHKSECNMYCLDCMNGALCSLCLSHHPDHRAIQIRRSSYHDVIRVNEIQKYLDISCVQTYIINSAKVVFLNQRPQPRPGKGVTNTCQVCYRSLLDSFRFCSLGCKIVGTSKNFLKIRRRSPEKKGAPCESSEDSYSSSSHSRNTSRFPSFTPSTPPRMALNFRSAKRRKGIPHRSPMGGLMIEI